From Xyrauchen texanus isolate HMW12.3.18 chromosome 9, RBS_HiC_50CHRs, whole genome shotgun sequence, the proteins below share one genomic window:
- the apol1 gene encoding apolipoprotein L1 produces the protein MEKTQQSSEPSEKTDDKHSNSAKQDMGSGSDTEEKVDHESQPTHEQDDSTKVLKKRYNKEGETPGEEENPKQKGQKKPINPFMPQVAAKSKTMQKKKENQSEGSGNDFAETKGQKKTLMEWLDEFRISESQREVEEDLDGLMDWWSTVEKWEDTPKTENMTEKEEAKAFAVTAEKVQKGIRVFNKLFSERAEGLWQHVIDLHAIADGLDRFNKKTKIAQITGGSTSALGGVTTITGLALAPFTMGISLIVTAVGLGVAMAGGLTSASAGISSAVNNSLDRKKVEHIVEDYQEKMADLNKCMKFIKQGITNLRKFNLNKMKKHAYNRDFPCFDNIYEDGAMAGKAILINANEIMRVVQVANAAGTTAARAVQIASVSTGVLTGLFVGMDIYFVAKDSHELKKGAKSEFAAKIREVADQLHEGLVELNSIREELQSSNTPKENQVSS, from the exons ATGGAAAAAACACAACAGTCCTCGGAGCCCAGTGAGAAAACTGATGATAAACACTCAAACTCTGCAAAG CAGGATATGGGTTCTGGTTCAGATACAGAGGAGAAAGTCGACCATGAGAGTCAACCAACACATGAACAG GATGACAGCACCAAAGTATTGAAAAAGCGGTATAACAAAGAGGGTGAGACACCTGGAGAAGAGGAAAATCCTAAA CAAAAAGGGCAGAAGAAACCCATAAATCCATTTATGCCTCAAGTTGCAGCAAAG AGTAAAACAATGCAGAAGAAGAAGGAAAATCAATCTGAAGGCAGCGGCAATGACTTTGCAGAG ACTAAAGGCCAGAAGAAGACCCTCATGGAATGGCTGGATGAGTTCCGTATAAGTGAAAGTCAGAGGGAGGTTGAGGAG GATCTTGATGGCCTCATGGATTGGTGGAGCACTGTGGAAA AATGGGAGGacacacccaaaactgaaaacatGACAGAAAAAGAGGAAGCCAA GGCTTTTGCAGTAACCGCTGAGAAGGTCCAGAAGGGCATACGTGTGTTTAACAAACTCTTCTCAGAGCGAGCAGAGGGACTGTGGCAGCACGTGATTGACCTGCATGCCATTGCTGATGGCTTAGACCGCTTCAACAAGAAGACCAAGATCGCCCAGATCACCGGTGGCTCCACCAGTGCTTTGGGAGGTGTTACCACCATTACTGGCCTCGCCCTGGCACCTTTCACCATGGGAATCTCTCTGATTGTTACTGCAGTTGGTCTGGGTGTTGCCATGGCAGGAGGGCTCACCTCTGCCTCTGCTGGGATATCCAGTGCTGTCAACAACTCTTTGGATCGCAAGAAAGTAGAGCACATTGTGGAAGACTACCAGGAGAAGATGGCTGACCTTAACAAATGCATGAAGTTCATCAAGCAAGGGATAACAAACCTACGCAAGTTCAACCTGAATAAGATGAAGAAGCATGCGTACAATCGAGACTTCCCTTGTTTTGACAATATCTATGAGGACGGTGCCATGGCAGGCAAAGCTATTTTAATCAATGCCAATGAGATTATGCGTGTGGTGCAGGTAGCCAATGCTGCTGGAACCACCGCAGCACGAGCAGTGCAGATCGCTAGTGTATCCACCGGTGTTCTCACTGGGCTCTTTGTTGGGATGGATATCTATTTTGTGGCAAAAGACTCCCATGAGCTGAAAAAAGGTGCAAAGTCTGAATTTGCTGCAAAGATTAGAGAGGTGGCAGACCAGCTACATGAGGGTTTGGTGGAACTCAACAGCATCCGAGAGGAGCTGCAGTCAAGCAACACTCCGAAAGAAAACCAAGTTTCATCCTGA